From Passer domesticus isolate bPasDom1 chromosome 8, bPasDom1.hap1, whole genome shotgun sequence, a single genomic window includes:
- the LOC135305867 gene encoding bone morphogenetic protein 7-like, whose protein sequence is MVDLFNKVADANGITRAPGLLQGDVVRSFEDRVHVDHHHFYFDISAVEKGEQMLKAEFRVFKLKGTHRSRRSDTKHFCKVEVYELLESENKPQKKHLIASRLLSLHTEGWEVFNVTQTVSKWVGNKSSNHGFWITATHVSKNGMEHDMVTFAKSQGTLQESRNALLVLFTNSNKRRSHSFVPFATKSETNLPAKSDASRVSHDAAVMESSSASMSRRPRAAAAAAARSPLAACHRRELYVDFHAIGWSGWIIHPDGYNAYYCRGSCIFPLGGSLNATNHATVQSIVYTMKLSQDVSMPCCVPDELQSLNLLYFDDKLNAVLKHYKDMVATSCGCH, encoded by the exons ATGGTGGATCTCTTCAACAAGGTGGCCGACGCCAACGGCATCACCCGCGCcccggggctgctgcagggagacGTGGTGCGCAGCTTCGAGGACCGAG TTCACGTGGACCACCACCACTTCTACTTCGACATCAGCGCGGTGGAGAAGGGCGAGCAGATGCTGAAAGCCGAGTTCAGGGTCTTCAAGCTTAAGGGGACGCATCGGTCCAGAAGGTCCGACACAAAACACTTCTGCAAA GTGGAAGTGTATGAGCTTTTGGAGAGTGAAAATAAGCCACAGAAAAAACATCTCATTGCATCAAGACTGTTGTCCCTCCACACGGAAGGCTGGGAAGTCTTCAATGTCACACAGACA GTTTCCAAGTGGGTTGGAAACAAGAGCTCCAACCATGGCTTTTGGATAACTGCAACACATGTTTCCAAGAATGGAATGGAACACGACATGGTTACATTTGCCAAGAGCCAGGGCACTTTGCAGGAGAGCAGAAATGCTCTCCTTGTTCTCTTCACGAACAGCAACAAGCGGAGGTCTCACAGCTTTGTACCCTTTGCTACAA AATCAGAAACAAACCTCCCTGCCAAATCTGATGCTTCACGTGTTTCTCATGATGCTGCTGTCATggagagcagcagtgccagcatgAGCAGGAGACCCCGAGCTGCCGCAGCCGCTGCTGCCAGAAGCCCCCTAGCAGCATGTCACCGAAGGGAGCTCTATGTAGACTTCCATGCCATTGGCTGGTCAGGATGGATTATTCACCCAGATGGATACAATGCATATTATTGCAGAGGATCCTGCATCTTCCCTTTGGGGGGAAGTCTAAACGCAACAAACCATGCTACAGTTCAGTCCATTGTTTATACAATGAAATTGTCTCAGGATGTCAGCATGCCCTGCTGTGTGCCAGATGAATTGCAGTCCCTCAATCTTCTCTACTTTGATGACAAACTGAATGCTGTCCTTAAACATTATAAAGACATGGTGGCAACAAGCTGTGGTTGTCATTAG